A region from the Arachis ipaensis cultivar K30076 chromosome B01, Araip1.1, whole genome shotgun sequence genome encodes:
- the LOC107636396 gene encoding metal tolerance protein 4: protein MDANNSASDPNITSPLLSKHHHHHPPASSAAENGGRRSRLSRRNSVNSLRTAFLSKIPDKVRSSLDAESLSNLNLSLSTALTPGEKEYYEKQIATLKSFDEVDAIVASDSNIIEDTDDEEQLQQERAMRISNYANIVLLILKIYATVRSGSLAIAASTLDSLLDLMAGGILWFTHLSMKNINIYKYPIGKLRVQPVGIIIFAAVMATLGFQVLITALEELIRNTPNDRMTEEQLIWLYSIMIFASVVKLFLWLYCRTSRNKIVRAYADDHHFDVVTNLVGLVAAVLGDKFYWWIDPIGAILLALYTITNWSRTVMENAVSLVGQSAPPEFLQKLTYLVVRHPQVKRVDTVRAYTFGVLYFVEVDIELPEELPLKEAHAIGETLQIKLEKLPEVERAFVHLDFECEHKPEHSVLVKLPNNQS from the exons ATGGACGCCAATAATTCGGCTTCAGATCCCAACATCACGAGCCCGTTGCTATCCaagcaccatcatcatcatcctcctgCCTCCTCCGCCGCCGAGAACGGTGGCCGGAGATCTCGTCTTAGTCGCCGCAACTCCGTCAACTCCCTCAGAACCGCTTTTCTCTCCAAGATTCCTGACAAGGTCCGATCTTCCCTCGACGCCGAGTCTCTCTCCAACCTTAATCTCTCTCTCTCCACCGCCTTAACTCcag GGGAGAAAGAGTATTACGAAAAGCAAATTGCTACTCTAAAATCATTTGATGAAGTTGATGCCATAGTGGCATCTGACAGCAACATTATTGAGGACACTGACGATGAGGAACAGCTTCAACAAGAAAGAGCTATGAGGATTTCCAATTATGCAAACATAGTTCTATTGATACTAAAG ATTTATGCCACAGTGAGGAGTGGATCATTAGCTATTGCAGCATCAACATTGGACTCTCTGCTTGATCTCATGGCAGGTGGAATACTTTGGTTCACTCACCTCtcaatgaagaacataaataTCTACAAATATCCAATTGGAAAGTTGAGGGTGCAGCCAGTTGGCATAATTATCTTTGCTGCTGTCATGGCAACACTTG GCTTTCAGGTGTTAATCACGGCTCTAGAAGAACTAATACGAAATACTCCTAATGACAGGATGACTGAAGAACAATTGATCTGGTTGTATTCTATTATGATATTTGCGTCGGTGGTGAAGCTTTTCCTCTGGCTTTATTGTAGAACATCACGGAACAAGATTGTCCGTGCCTATGCGGAT GATCACCACTTTGATGTTGTGACAAATCTGGTTGGACTAGTTGCAGCTGTTCTTGGTGATAAGTTTTACTGGTGGATTGATCCGATTGGCGCTATTTTACTTGCACTTTACACCATTACAAATTGGTCCCGCACTGTTATGGAAAATGCAG TTTCACTAGTGGGACAATCTGCCCCACCTGAATTTTTACAGAAGCTAACATATCTTGTTGTAAGACATCCTCAAGTTAAGCGAGTTGACACTGTCCGCGCATACACATTTGGTGTTCTATATTTTGTGGAG GTTGATATTGAACTGCCAGAGGAATTGCCATTGAAAGAAGCACATGCCATTGGAGAGACACTACAGATAAAGCTCGAGAAGCTTCCAGAAGTTGAGCGCGCATTCGTTCATCTAGACTTCGAATGCGAACACAAACCGGAGCACTCGGTTCTTGTCAAGCTGCCCAACAATCAGTCTTGA
- the LOC107636315 gene encoding 60S ribosomal protein L10: MGRRPARCYRQIKNKPYPKSRFCRGVPDPKIRIYDVGMKKKGADEFPFCVHLVSWEKENVSSEALEAARIACNKYMSKFAGKDAFHLRVRVHPFHVLRINKMLSCAGADRLQTGMRGAFGKPQGTCARVNIGQVLLSVRTKDNHGHHAQEALVYAHFLPFVFIGNACLLSNSFSIFRGFTKFNRTEYLKLKSENRIVPDGVNAKLLGCHGPLANRKPGQAILPATASA; encoded by the exons ATGGGGAGAA GACCAGCGAGGTGTTACAGGCAAATCAAGAACAAGCCATATCCAAAATCGCGATTCTGCAGGGGTGTGCCTGACCCTAAGATCCGAATCTATGACGTCGGAATGAAGAAGAAGGGTGCGGATGAGTTTCCGTTCTGCGTGCACCTTGTTTCATGGGAGAAGGAGAATGTTTCCAGTGAGGCACTTGAGGCTGCTCGCATTGCTTGCAACAAGTACATGTCCAAATTCGCAGGCAAAGACGCTTTCCATTTGCGTGTTAGGGTTCATCCTTTCCATGTTCTCCGTATCAACAAGATGCTCTCCTGCGCCGGCGCCGACAGGCTCCAGACTGGCATGAGGGGCGCCTTTGGCAAGCCGCAGGGCACTTGCGCTAG GGTGAACATTGGCCAGGTACTTCTCTCGGTTCGCACCAAGGATAACCATGGTCATCATGCTCAGGAGGCTCT TGTGTATGCTCATTTTTTACCCTTTGTATTTATTGGAAATGCTTGCTTGCTTagtaattctttttcaattttcaggGGATTTACAAAGTTCAACCGAACAGAGTATTTGAAGTTAAAGTCTGAGAACAGAATTGTGCCTGATGGTGTCAATGCCAAG CTTCTTGGGTGCCATGGACCTTTGGCAAATCGTAAACCTGGACAAGCTATCTTGCCAGCTACTGCTAGTGCTTAG